The following are from one region of the Choloepus didactylus isolate mChoDid1 chromosome 11 unlocalized genomic scaffold, mChoDid1.pri SUPER_11_unloc2, whole genome shotgun sequence genome:
- the WNT9A gene encoding protein Wnt-9a has product MLDGLLLARWLAASFALTLLLAALRPSAAYFGLTGSEPLTVLPLALEPEAAAAKAHYKACDRLKLERKQRRMCRRDPGVAETLVEAISMSALECQYQFRFERWNCTLEGRYRASLLKRGFKETAFLYAISSAGLTHALAKACSAGRMERCTCDEAPDLENREAWQWGGCGDNLKYSSKFVKEFLGRRSSKDLRARVDFHNNLVGVKVIKAGVETTCKCHGVSGSCTVRTCWRQLAPFHEVGKHLKHKYETALKVGSTTNEAAGEAGDIAVPRGRAAGTGGGDPLPRTPELVHLDDSPSFCLAGRFSPGTAGRKCHREKNCESICCGRGHNTQSRAVTRPCQCQVRWCCYVECKQCTQREEVYTCKG; this is encoded by the exons GCTGACCGGCAGCGAGCCCCTGACCGTCCTGCCGCTGGCCCTGGAGCCGGAGGCCGCGGCCGCCAAGGCGCACTACAAGGCCTGCGACCGGCTGAAGCTGGAGCGGAAGCAGCGGCGCATGTGCCGCCGGGACCCCGGGGTAGCCGAGACGCTGGTGGAGGCCATCAGCATGAGCGCCCTCGAGTGCCAGTACCAGTTCCGCTTCGAGCGCTGGAACTGCACCCTGGAGGGCCGCTACCGGGCCAGCCTGCTCAAGCGAG GCTTCAAGGAGACGGCCTTCCTGTACGCCATCTCCTCGGCGGGCCTGACGCACGCGCTGGCCAAGGCCTGCAGTGCCGGCCGCATGGAGCGCTGTACCTGCGACGAGGCGCCGGACCTGGAGAACCGCGAGGCTTGGCAGTGGGGCGGCTGCGGGGACAACCTCAAGTACAGCAGCAAGTTCGTCAAGGAGTTCCTGGGACGGAGGTCGAGCAAGGACCTGCGTGCTCGGGTGGATTTCCATAACAACCTCGTGGGCGTGAAG GTTATCAAGGCTGGAGTGGAGACGACGTGCAAATGCCACGGTGTGTCAGGCTCGTGCACGGTGCGCACCTGCTGGCGGCAGCTGGCGCCCTTCCACGAGGTGGGCAAGCACCTGAAGCACAAGTACGAGACGGCACTCAAGGTGGGCAGCACCACCAACGAGGCGGCGGGCGAGGCGGGCGACATCGCGGTGCCCCGGGGCCGGGCGGCCGGCACGGGGGGCGGGGACCCGCTACCCCGCACGCCTGAGCTGGTGCACCTGGACGACTCGCCCAGCTTCTGCCTGGCCGGCCGCTTCTCTCCGGGCACCGCTGGCCGCAAGTGCCACCGCGAGAAGAACTGCGAGAGCATCTGCTGCGGGCGCGGCCACAACACGCAGAGCCGGGCGGTCACACGGCCATGCCAGTGCCAGGTGCGCTGGTGCTGCTACGTGGAGTGCAAGCAGTGCACGCAGCGCGAGGAGGTGTACACCTGCAAGGGCTAA